One region of Psychrobacter sp. DAB_AL43B genomic DNA includes:
- a CDS encoding anthranilate synthase component I family protein encodes MVASHHNTTVQTVSAPSPATKPSWRFGDLSAAELMPKLRRHLLAQDAKANWQLIWLSNDGRPVIGLLPKVSWSVYFCANETSYPDRQASFYQTNPYKVEKTCRATHHNNDNTVTTAYISYSDWQDELIAYSQAYESENHLSTSINKNNEKPSYYHGLIGFIGYDIAAHELSPKAKIELAAQPCALLGHYDIYLAPNKDDEKDWELTVNTLSNDCDESTDNKKKNKLVAALIAYLDELDSKLSSIDMANNASCPLLPLKLDAKWHKNDYQQAFNQTQNYLQQGDCYQINLTQVWNGDFSDVTDVNGSNKSAAMLIDYLPALYGNTQAPFAGYLAVNYIKSEVNANTPEHQFELLSCSPELFFTFSKDDQTGKHHIRTKPIKGTMPRGLTTEQDDKYKQQLIDSEKDRAENVMIVDLLRNDLGKYAKIGSVKVPQLFAIESFSNVHHMVSTITAELKTDTHPLAVLFGSLPAGSITGTPKKRALEIIAELELAPRGAYCGTMGYMNFDGSGQWNVLIRTLQANHLSSNTAGNTKQVSLWAGGGITVASDCDAEYQECLDKVGNLMIVLTQKHSSK; translated from the coding sequence ATGGTCGCATCACATCATAATACTACTGTGCAGACAGTTTCTGCCCCATCGCCAGCTACTAAACCTAGCTGGCGTTTTGGTGATCTGTCTGCCGCAGAACTGATGCCAAAGCTACGGCGTCATTTGCTAGCACAAGATGCCAAGGCAAACTGGCAATTGATTTGGCTGAGTAATGATGGACGACCTGTGATTGGATTATTGCCAAAAGTAAGCTGGTCAGTTTACTTTTGTGCTAACGAGACGTCATATCCTGATAGACAAGCAAGTTTTTATCAAACAAACCCTTATAAAGTTGAAAAAACTTGCCGCGCTACCCATCACAACAATGATAATACGGTTACTACAGCGTATATAAGTTATAGCGACTGGCAGGATGAATTAATTGCTTATAGTCAAGCTTATGAAAGCGAAAACCACCTCTCAACTTCGATAAACAAAAACAATGAGAAGCCCAGTTACTATCATGGTCTTATAGGTTTTATTGGATATGATATTGCCGCTCATGAGCTAAGTCCAAAAGCCAAAATTGAGCTGGCAGCACAGCCGTGTGCGCTACTGGGACATTATGATATTTATCTAGCACCTAACAAAGACGATGAAAAAGATTGGGAGCTAACAGTAAATACGCTCAGTAATGACTGTGATGAAAGTACTGATAATAAGAAAAAAAATAAGCTCGTAGCAGCACTTATAGCCTATTTGGATGAACTGGATAGCAAACTGTCCAGTATAGATATGGCCAATAACGCTAGCTGTCCATTGCTACCTTTAAAGCTAGATGCTAAGTGGCATAAAAATGATTATCAGCAGGCATTTAATCAAACTCAAAACTATTTGCAGCAGGGCGATTGCTATCAAATAAATTTAACCCAAGTATGGAATGGTGATTTCAGTGATGTAACTGATGTAAATGGAAGTAATAAATCAGCCGCCATGCTTATCGATTATTTGCCTGCTTTGTATGGTAATACACAAGCACCATTTGCAGGCTATTTAGCGGTTAATTATATTAAAAGTGAAGTCAACGCTAATACGCCAGAGCATCAGTTTGAATTATTAAGTTGCTCACCTGAGTTATTTTTCACTTTTAGTAAAGACGATCAAACAGGTAAGCACCATATACGCACCAAGCCCATCAAAGGAACGATGCCGCGCGGCTTAACTACTGAGCAAGATGATAAATACAAGCAGCAATTAATCGATAGCGAAAAAGACCGTGCGGAAAACGTGATGATTGTCGATTTATTGCGTAATGATTTGGGTAAGTATGCCAAAATCGGTAGCGTAAAAGTGCCACAGTTATTTGCAATTGAGAGCTTTAGTAATGTGCATCACATGGTCAGCACCATTACCGCTGAATTAAAGACAGATACGCATCCATTAGCCGTCTTATTTGGCAGTTTGCCTGCCGGCTCAATCACTGGAACGCCAAAGAAACGGGCGCTCGAGATTATTGCAGAATTAGAATTAGCGCCGCGTGGTGCCTATTGCGGTACCATGGGCTATATGAACTTTGATGGTAGTGGTCAATGGAATGTATTGATTCGCACGCTACAAGCCAACCATTTATCAAGTAATACAGCAGGCAATACAAAGCAAGTTAGTCTGTGGGCAGGTGGCGGCATTACTGTCGCCTCTGACTGCGACGCTGAATACCAAGAGTGCCTCGATAAAGTCGGTAATCTGATGATCGTCTTGACTCAAAAGCACAGCAGCAAATAA
- a CDS encoding EcsC family protein, giving the protein MGKRSTLSKGISTVGTFTRSNLERMGAMIDSVNAKTGKPRQFKAVNLGDEDYQQDLFREQTLKATQQLLGTRFATYGKYAKKVVPNSLFESTVDGAFAQVAKLAANWSQIDLPNEHRFANIASLDDEERYALATAIANQNRALATIGGLTGLAGLPGLLADTLWLLLVSLRTVYQLGAVYNKPLTGKQGVKMAYELLANADLSKMQEKQALLAGIGIGKGLLDNAQSSGLHNELKNLGLKNKNVNFYAEQVDSIASQVGIDLDKINLSWIRRFLPATAVIIGMRYNSQLIDEVIGVAQATFAPEAKLANRAITDDRSSEAEVNKSASNNEQKEDKAQDNASKDAAKKDAVKESEKGSKANSEQKQSDSKEANSKEDKPKEDKPKEDKPKEDKPKEDKPKETKSEKAVSEEAKKDTQKTGNDKADSIKDDQQGSVDKSSASKSKKDSAKSSK; this is encoded by the coding sequence ATGGGAAAGCGTAGCACTTTATCTAAAGGCATCAGTACGGTTGGAACTTTTACTCGCAGTAACCTAGAACGTATGGGCGCCATGATTGATAGCGTTAATGCCAAAACTGGCAAACCGCGTCAATTTAAAGCTGTAAATCTAGGGGATGAAGATTACCAACAAGATTTATTTCGTGAGCAAACATTAAAAGCAACCCAGCAATTATTGGGCACCCGTTTCGCAACTTATGGTAAATATGCCAAAAAAGTAGTGCCAAACAGTTTGTTTGAATCGACCGTTGATGGCGCTTTTGCCCAAGTTGCAAAGCTTGCTGCCAACTGGAGCCAAATTGATTTACCTAACGAGCACCGTTTTGCTAATATCGCCAGCTTAGATGATGAAGAGCGTTACGCATTAGCGACCGCTATTGCCAATCAAAATCGTGCGTTGGCAACGATAGGTGGTTTGACAGGTCTGGCTGGGCTACCGGGTTTGCTCGCCGATACCTTGTGGCTATTGTTGGTATCACTGCGTACCGTTTATCAGCTGGGTGCGGTATACAACAAGCCACTAACAGGTAAGCAAGGCGTCAAGATGGCTTATGAGCTGCTTGCAAATGCTGACCTGAGCAAGATGCAAGAAAAACAAGCATTACTTGCAGGTATTGGTATTGGTAAAGGCTTACTTGACAATGCTCAAAGCAGTGGCTTGCACAACGAACTTAAAAACCTAGGTCTAAAAAACAAAAATGTGAATTTTTATGCTGAACAAGTCGATAGTATTGCCAGTCAAGTCGGTATTGATTTGGATAAAATTAATTTATCGTGGATACGCCGCTTCTTACCAGCCACAGCAGTGATTATTGGTATGCGCTATAACAGCCAGCTGATTGATGAAGTGATTGGCGTTGCTCAAGCAACTTTTGCACCAGAAGCCAAGCTTGCCAACCGTGCTATTACTGATGATAGAAGTAGCGAAGCTGAGGTTAATAAATCCGCGAGTAATAATGAGCAAAAAGAAGATAAAGCTCAAGATAATGCATCAAAGGACGCTGCTAAAAAAGATGCTGTGAAAGAGAGCGAGAAAGGCAGTAAAGCCAACTCTGAGCAGAAACAGTCTGACTCTAAAGAAGCCAACTCTAAAGAAGATAAGCCTAAAGAAGATAAGCCTAAAGAAGATAAGCCTAAAGAAGATAAGCCTAAAGAAGATAAGCCTAAAGAGACAAAATCAGAAAAAGCGGTTTCAGAAGAAGCTAAAAAAGACACTCAAAAAACTGGCAATGATAAAGCCGACAGTATCAAGGATGACCAGCAGGGTAGTGTAGATAAATCTTCTGCTAGCAAATCAAAAAAAGACTCTGCTAAGTCGAGCAAATAA
- the hisG gene encoding ATP phosphoribosyltransferase, protein MTEATNSLANNGLLNEVNDEFSGLTLALSKGRILEETMPLLRAAGVELLEDPEASRKLIFPTSNPNVRVLILRASDVPTYVEHGAADFGVAGKDVLLEHGANHVYELLDLKIAQCKLMTAGVKDAPLPNRRLRIATKYVNVARAYFASQGQQVDVIKLYGSMELAPLVGLGDLIVDVVDTGNTLRANGLEARDHICDVSSRLIVNQVSYKRKFALLEPILNSFKDSIASAS, encoded by the coding sequence ATGACTGAAGCAACCAACAGCCTAGCAAATAACGGCTTATTAAATGAAGTAAATGATGAGTTTTCAGGCTTAACGCTCGCGCTATCAAAGGGTCGTATTCTCGAAGAGACGATGCCTTTGCTACGCGCCGCCGGTGTTGAGCTTCTCGAAGACCCTGAAGCGTCGCGCAAGCTTATTTTCCCAACCTCAAACCCGAATGTCCGCGTATTGATTTTACGCGCCAGTGACGTGCCGACGTACGTTGAACACGGTGCTGCTGATTTTGGGGTGGCTGGTAAAGACGTGCTACTTGAGCATGGTGCCAATCATGTTTATGAGTTATTAGATTTAAAAATTGCTCAATGCAAACTGATGACCGCTGGTGTGAAGGATGCGCCACTGCCGAATCGTCGTCTACGTATTGCCACTAAATATGTCAATGTTGCCCGCGCTTATTTTGCCAGCCAAGGTCAACAGGTAGATGTGATTAAGCTATATGGTTCAATGGAGCTTGCACCGTTGGTTGGTTTGGGTGATTTGATTGTCGACGTAGTCGATACTGGTAACACACTACGCGCCAATGGGCTTGAAGCACGCGACCATATCTGTGATGTTTCATCCCGTCTAATCGTCAATCAGGTCAGCTATAAGCGCAAATTTGCACTCCTTGAGCCTATCTTGAATAGCTTTAAAGACAGCATTGCCAGCGCTTCATAA
- a CDS encoding beta-ketoacyl-ACP synthase II: MRRVVITGAGIVSCIGHDLATVTDALKQGRSGITFNESYAEHEFKSHVSGSIDQSELDTSGIDRKLKRFFSDASLYAYVSALNAIEHAGLSLETINSNPRVGVVASSGGASTENIVNAVDAMREKGLRGVGAMAVPKTMGSSVSAALATGLKIQGVSYSISSACATSTHCIGHAAELIQLGKADVVLAGGSEAEHWTQSCMFDAMGAVSTQYNDTPTLASRAYDKDRDGFVIAAGGAMVVVESLEHAQARGANILAEIVGYGASSDGAEMVAPSGEGAVRCMQQALAEAGLESVDYINSHGTSTPLGDITELKAIAKVFGNDVSKVPAISSTKSMTGHSLGAVGAQELIYCLLMLQEEFIAPSINITELDPAAKGFDIVTEKRDVKLETLMSNSFGFGGTNATLIIKKFDA; this comes from the coding sequence ATGCGCCGTGTTGTTATCACTGGAGCAGGGATTGTCTCTTGTATCGGACATGATTTGGCTACTGTCACAGATGCTCTGAAACAAGGGCGCTCTGGCATTACGTTCAATGAATCTTATGCTGAGCACGAATTTAAATCACACGTTAGTGGCAGTATTGATCAATCAGAGCTTGATACCTCAGGTATTGACCGTAAATTGAAACGATTTTTTAGTGACGCGAGTCTCTATGCTTATGTCAGTGCCTTAAACGCCATTGAGCACGCTGGATTGTCACTTGAGACCATCAATAGCAATCCGCGCGTAGGTGTGGTTGCAAGTTCAGGCGGCGCTTCAACAGAAAATATCGTCAATGCTGTCGATGCCATGCGAGAAAAAGGTCTGCGCGGTGTCGGTGCCATGGCAGTACCAAAAACGATGGGCAGCTCGGTATCCGCAGCGCTTGCCACTGGCCTAAAAATACAAGGTGTTTCCTACTCTATCTCGTCTGCTTGCGCAACTTCAACGCATTGTATCGGTCATGCTGCTGAGCTGATTCAGTTGGGTAAAGCCGATGTAGTGCTCGCTGGTGGTAGTGAAGCTGAGCATTGGACCCAGTCTTGTATGTTTGATGCGATGGGCGCAGTCAGCACCCAATATAATGACACGCCAACACTCGCATCAAGAGCTTATGACAAAGACCGTGACGGCTTTGTCATTGCCGCTGGTGGTGCGATGGTGGTCGTTGAAAGTCTTGAGCATGCTCAAGCACGCGGTGCCAATATTTTAGCCGAAATCGTCGGCTATGGTGCCAGCTCTGACGGTGCAGAAATGGTTGCTCCAAGTGGTGAAGGCGCGGTACGCTGTATGCAGCAAGCACTCGCTGAAGCAGGTCTAGAAAGCGTTGATTATATTAATAGTCATGGTACGAGCACGCCGTTAGGTGACATCACTGAGCTTAAAGCCATTGCTAAAGTATTTGGTAATGATGTCAGTAAAGTGCCCGCTATTAGCTCCACAAAATCTATGACGGGTCATAGCTTAGGTGCGGTAGGCGCGCAAGAACTGATTTATTGCCTACTCATGCTACAAGAAGAGTTTATTGCGCCAAGTATCAATATTACAGAATTAGATCCGGCAGCCAAAGGCTTTGATATTGTCACTGAAAAACGTGACGTTAAGCTTGAAACCCTTATGAGCAATAGCTTTGGCTTTGGTGGCACTAATGCCACTCTAATCATCAAAAAGTTTGACGCGTAA
- the hisD gene encoding histidinol dehydrogenase — MRQLSTQDADFDSQLTQLLAFETVNDADLLKTVDDIITKVRHGGDSVVLELTQQFDQHPATTMQALELSKEALAEAFINLDDKVKTALITAATRVQTFHERQVQETWQYDDELGNRLGQKVTALDRVGIYVPGGLASYPSSVLMNAIPAKVAGVAEVIMVVPAPKGVLNPLVLAAAHLAKVDRVFTIGGAQAVAALAYGTETIPAVDKITGPGNKYVAAAKRAVFGQVGIDMIAGPSEVLVYAEGEAQDRADWLAMDLLSQAEHDRIAQAIFVTTCEKQLEEVAIEIEKALVELPKADIARDSLKNRGALILVKDRAEGMAVINRVAPEHLELSVDNPDALLDSIRHAGAIFMGRHTPEAIGDYCAGPNHVLPTSGTARFSSPLGVYDFQKKSSIIYCSEAGSKPLAETADILAQREDLEAHARSARYRYQ, encoded by the coding sequence ATGCGCCAATTAAGTACTCAAGATGCCGATTTTGACAGTCAATTGACACAACTGCTTGCTTTTGAAACGGTCAATGATGCTGATTTACTAAAGACTGTGGATGATATTATTACTAAAGTGCGTCATGGTGGCGATAGCGTCGTACTAGAATTGACCCAGCAATTTGATCAACATCCAGCGACGACGATGCAAGCGTTAGAGCTATCTAAAGAGGCACTTGCTGAAGCCTTTATAAATCTTGATGATAAAGTAAAAACAGCGTTGATTACAGCGGCGACTCGGGTACAGACGTTTCATGAGCGCCAAGTACAAGAAACATGGCAGTATGATGATGAGCTGGGCAATCGCTTAGGTCAAAAAGTGACAGCGCTTGACCGTGTCGGTATTTATGTACCGGGCGGTTTGGCTTCTTATCCGTCTTCCGTATTGATGAATGCTATTCCTGCCAAAGTTGCTGGCGTCGCTGAGGTTATCATGGTCGTGCCAGCACCAAAAGGCGTATTAAATCCTTTGGTATTGGCAGCGGCACATTTGGCAAAAGTAGACCGTGTCTTTACCATCGGCGGTGCGCAAGCGGTGGCCGCATTGGCCTATGGTACCGAAACCATTCCAGCAGTAGACAAAATCACCGGTCCGGGTAATAAGTACGTCGCGGCAGCCAAACGTGCCGTATTTGGACAAGTAGGCATTGATATGATTGCTGGTCCCTCTGAAGTGCTGGTCTATGCAGAAGGCGAAGCGCAAGACCGCGCTGATTGGCTCGCCATGGATTTATTATCCCAAGCTGAGCATGACCGTATTGCCCAAGCGATTTTTGTCACTACTTGTGAAAAACAGCTTGAAGAAGTTGCAATTGAGATTGAAAAAGCATTAGTAGAGTTACCAAAAGCGGATATCGCTCGTGATTCGCTAAAAAACCGCGGCGCGCTTATTTTAGTAAAAGACCGTGCAGAAGGTATGGCGGTTATTAATCGCGTCGCACCTGAGCATTTAGAGTTGTCTGTTGATAACCCTGATGCATTGCTTGATAGTATTCGTCACGCAGGCGCTATATTTATGGGTCGTCATACGCCAGAAGCGATTGGTGACTACTGTGCCGGACCCAATCATGTGCTCCCAACATCCGGTACCGCACGTTTTTCTTCACCGCTTGGTGTTTATGACTTCCAAAAGAAATCATCGATTATTTATTGTAGTGAGGCTGGTAGTAAGCCGCTAGCTGAGACGGCAGATATTTTAGCGCAACGCGAGGACTTAGAAGCCCATGCGCGTTCAGCCCGTTATCGTTATCAGTAA
- the rpsG gene encoding 30S ribosomal protein S7, protein MPRRRVVATREILPDPKFGSQTVAKFINHVMSHGKKSTAERIVYGALETVSQKRNIEDPVSFFEEVLENVRPMVEVKARRVGGATYQVPMEVRPSRRTALAMRWLAEAAAKRSEKSMALRLAGELNDAADGKGNAMKKRDEVHRMADANKAFSHYRF, encoded by the coding sequence ATGCCAAGACGTCGCGTCGTTGCTACCCGTGAGATCCTACCGGATCCTAAGTTTGGTAGCCAAACTGTTGCAAAATTCATCAACCATGTCATGAGTCATGGTAAAAAATCTACTGCTGAGCGTATCGTTTACGGTGCACTTGAGACAGTAAGCCAAAAGCGTAACATCGAAGATCCAGTTTCTTTCTTTGAAGAAGTATTGGAAAATGTTCGCCCAATGGTTGAAGTAAAAGCTCGCCGCGTTGGTGGTGCAACCTACCAAGTGCCAATGGAAGTACGCCCCTCCCGTCGTACCGCCTTGGCTATGCGTTGGTTAGCTGAAGCTGCTGCAAAGCGTTCTGAAAAATCAATGGCTTTACGTTTAGCTGGCGAATTGAATGACGCTGCTGATGGTAAAGGTAATGCTATGAAGAAGCGTGACGAAGTTCACCGCATGGCAGATGCGAACAAAGCATTCTCTCATTACCGTTTCTAA
- a CDS encoding BolA family protein has protein sequence MSMNADDLIAFLQTHFPDAFIQAANQGTKFDVRVVDASFEGKRAVQRQQAVYALVNDKIASGDIHALNIQALTPVEWEVQSQG, from the coding sequence ATGAGCATGAACGCTGACGATTTGATCGCATTTTTACAAACTCACTTTCCGGATGCTTTTATTCAAGCTGCCAATCAAGGAACTAAGTTTGATGTACGCGTGGTTGATGCCAGTTTTGAAGGCAAACGTGCCGTTCAGCGTCAGCAAGCGGTTTATGCTTTGGTAAACGACAAAATTGCGAGTGGCGATATTCATGCGCTCAATATTCAAGCGTTAACGCCTGTTGAGTGGGAAGTTCAATCGCAAGGCTAG
- the hisC gene encoding histidinol-phosphate transaminase, whose translation MSELKVDTRLWSSKARNLSPYVPGEQPQHDNLCKLNTNENPFPPSPKVGEAITKVLARQADDLRLYPAPESDDLRGALAELYNLDINQVFVGNGSDEVLALVFASFFLKERPVLAPDISYSFYPVYATTFGIELVQIALGADFNIDPDDYRQPCSGIIIANPNAPTGLLLSLADISKLASEHSNSVIVIDEAYIDFAQLEEGSLDSQVSAISLINEFDNLLVTQTFSKSRSLAGLRVGMAFGNASLIEALTRMKNSFNSYPLDKLAQAGATASVLDTEYFEQTRQQVIDLRTSLTAELIALGYDVLPSHANFVFARPNDGDAITVANALREQGIIVRHFDKPRVQEYLRITIGTAAQHERLIHALKALETVVDVVAN comes from the coding sequence ATGAGTGAGTTAAAGGTAGACACCAGACTTTGGTCATCTAAAGCGCGCAATTTATCGCCTTATGTCCCCGGCGAGCAGCCTCAGCATGACAATTTATGCAAATTAAATACCAATGAAAACCCGTTTCCGCCATCACCAAAAGTCGGTGAGGCAATTACAAAAGTATTAGCGCGGCAAGCGGACGACCTGCGTTTGTATCCCGCACCTGAATCTGATGATTTACGTGGCGCATTGGCAGAACTTTATAACCTTGATATAAACCAAGTGTTTGTCGGAAATGGTTCAGATGAAGTATTGGCACTAGTATTTGCCAGCTTTTTCTTAAAAGAGCGCCCTGTATTAGCACCTGATATCAGCTATAGCTTCTATCCGGTCTATGCCACTACCTTTGGCATAGAGCTGGTACAAATTGCGCTTGGTGCTGATTTTAATATCGACCCTGATGATTATCGCCAGCCTTGTAGCGGTATAATTATCGCCAATCCTAACGCCCCAACCGGTTTGTTATTGTCGCTTGCTGATATCAGTAAGCTTGCTAGTGAGCATTCAAACTCAGTGATTGTGATTGATGAAGCATATATCGATTTTGCTCAGCTAGAGGAGGGTAGTTTGGATTCTCAAGTATCAGCAATCTCTCTTATCAATGAATTTGATAATTTACTAGTCACCCAGACTTTTTCAAAGTCACGCTCGCTTGCTGGCTTGCGCGTTGGTATGGCGTTCGGGAATGCCTCATTAATCGAAGCACTGACACGTATGAAAAATAGCTTTAACAGCTATCCATTAGATAAGTTGGCTCAAGCAGGAGCGACCGCTAGTGTTTTGGATACCGAGTATTTTGAGCAAACCCGCCAGCAAGTGATTGATTTGCGCACATCGTTGACGGCAGAATTGATAGCATTGGGTTATGACGTACTACCATCGCATGCCAACTTTGTATTTGCGCGTCCAAATGATGGTGATGCAATAACAGTGGCGAATGCGTTACGCGAGCAGGGTATTATCGTGCGTCATTTTGATAAACCCCGTGTGCAAGAGTATTTACGTATTACTATCGGTACGGCAGCACAGCATGAGCGTTTGATTCATGCATTAAAAGCTCTAGAAACTGTTGTTGATGTCGTTGCTAATTAA
- the rpsL gene encoding 30S ribosomal protein S12, translating to MATTNQLIRKGRKTIKEKSKVPALEACPQRRGVCTRVYTTTPKKPNSAMRKVCRVRLTSGYEVSSYIGGEGHNLQEHSVVLIRGGRVKDLPGVRYHTVRGALDCAGVKDRKQGRSKYGAKKPKV from the coding sequence ATGGCAACAACTAACCAATTGATTCGTAAAGGTCGCAAAACCATCAAGGAAAAGTCAAAAGTTCCTGCGTTGGAAGCGTGCCCACAGCGCCGTGGTGTATGTACTCGCGTATATACTACTACCCCTAAAAAACCTAACTCAGCCATGCGTAAAGTATGTCGTGTACGTTTGACTTCAGGCTATGAAGTATCAAGCTACATCGGCGGTGAAGGTCATAACCTACAAGAGCACAGTGTTGTTCTTATCCGTGGTGGTCGTGTAAAAGATCTACCAGGTGTACGTTATCACACCGTTCGTGGTGCACTAGATTGCGCAGGCGTTAAAGACCGTAAGCAAGGTCGCTCTAAATATGGTGCTAAGAAACCTAAAGTTTAA
- the murA gene encoding UDP-N-acetylglucosamine 1-carboxyvinyltransferase, whose translation MDQFLITGSSRIAGEVNISGAKNAALPLLAAMILAETPTTLHNVPSLQDVRTLIELIGGMGINIQKQGDTVTCNTKNIDNFYAPYDLVKTMRASILVLGPLLARFGEAEVSLPGGCAIGSRPVDQHLKAFEAMGATITVENGYVIAQAPKGGKLLGCKFSFDMVTVGGTENVIMAAALAKGTTVLGNCALEPEVVDLANMLVAMGAKISGIGTATMTIEGVERLHGCEYSVVPDRIETGSYLAGALMTRGDVLTKNTSALLLTPVLEKFEDMGAIITTGDDWIRAQMKGRPKSVDIRTQPHPGFPTDMQAQVMAISCLADGTSTFIENIFENRYMHVPELNRLGASIQVDGHTAVVKGVDCFTAAPVMATDLRASMSLVMAAAAAEGESLIDRIYHIDRGYEHVEEKLRALGVNIERINTND comes from the coding sequence ATGGATCAATTTTTAATCACTGGTAGTAGTCGTATCGCAGGGGAAGTCAATATCTCAGGCGCCAAAAATGCCGCGTTGCCGTTACTTGCGGCCATGATATTGGCCGAGACGCCAACGACATTGCATAATGTGCCATCGTTACAAGATGTGCGCACTTTGATTGAGTTGATTGGTGGCATGGGTATCAATATCCAAAAGCAGGGCGATACCGTCACGTGCAATACCAAAAATATTGATAATTTTTATGCGCCATACGATTTGGTCAAAACCATGCGCGCATCAATTTTAGTGCTAGGGCCATTGCTGGCGCGTTTCGGTGAGGCAGAAGTGTCGTTGCCGGGCGGCTGTGCGATTGGTTCGCGTCCTGTTGATCAGCATCTCAAAGCCTTTGAAGCGATGGGTGCTACTATTACGGTAGAAAACGGCTATGTGATAGCGCAAGCGCCAAAAGGCGGCAAGCTACTTGGCTGTAAATTCTCTTTTGATATGGTAACTGTTGGTGGTACTGAAAACGTTATCATGGCAGCAGCCCTAGCCAAAGGGACTACCGTATTAGGTAACTGTGCGCTTGAGCCAGAAGTGGTTGACTTGGCCAATATGCTAGTTGCGATGGGTGCTAAAATCAGTGGTATTGGTACAGCAACCATGACTATCGAAGGCGTTGAGCGTTTGCATGGTTGCGAGTATTCAGTGGTACCAGATCGTATTGAAACTGGCTCATATTTAGCAGGTGCGTTGATGACGCGCGGTGATGTATTGACCAAAAATACTTCTGCACTATTATTGACGCCCGTGTTAGAGAAGTTCGAAGATATGGGTGCCATCATCACCACAGGCGATGATTGGATTCGTGCGCAGATGAAAGGGCGTCCAAAGTCAGTTGATATTCGTACTCAGCCACATCCCGGCTTCCCAACGGATATGCAAGCGCAGGTAATGGCTATTTCTTGCCTAGCTGATGGCACTAGTACTTTCATCGAAAATATCTTTGAAAATCGCTATATGCATGTGCCAGAGCTTAACCGCTTAGGCGCATCTATCCAAGTAGATGGTCATACCGCTGTCGTTAAAGGTGTTGATTGCTTTACAGCAGCGCCGGTTATGGCTACCGATTTGCGCGCTTCGATGTCATTGGTCATGGCTGCAGCTGCTGCTGAAGGCGAGAGCTTAATCGACCGTATTTATCATATCGATCGTGGCTATGAGCATGTTGAAGAAAAACTGCGCGCCTTGGGTGTGAATATTGAACGTATCAATACTAACGATTAG